A stretch of the Thiomicrorhabdus xiamenensis genome encodes the following:
- a CDS encoding NADH-quinone oxidoreductase subunit D: MPEIRNYTLNFGPQHPSAHGVLRLVLELDGETVVRSDPHIGLLHRGTEKLAEFKPYNQSIGYMDRLDYVSMMANEHGYVMAIEKMLGVEVPERAQYIRVMFDEITRVLNHLMWLGAHALDIGAMTVFLYAFREREDLMDCYEAVSGARMHATYYRPGGVYRDLPDTMAKYTESKWRKGKELDRLNETREGSLLDFIEAFTERFPGYVDEYETLLTDNRIWKQRTVDIGIVSPERALQLGFTGPMLRGSGIAWDLRKKQPYEVYDKMEFDIPVGKTGDCYDRYLVRVAEMRESNKIIKQCVKWLKENDGPVMSSDHKVAPPAREDAKSNMEALIHHFKLFTEGYSIPASEAYAAVEHPKGEFGIYLVSDGANKPYRMKVRAPGFPHLASLDEMVKGHMIADVVSIIGTQDIVFGEIDR; this comes from the coding sequence ATGCCTGAAATTCGTAACTATACTCTTAACTTTGGCCCTCAACACCCGTCCGCGCACGGGGTTTTGCGTTTGGTATTGGAATTGGACGGGGAAACCGTCGTCCGTTCCGATCCGCATATCGGTCTTCTGCACCGCGGTACCGAAAAACTGGCCGAGTTCAAACCTTACAACCAGTCGATCGGTTATATGGACCGTCTTGACTATGTTTCCATGATGGCCAACGAACACGGCTATGTCATGGCGATTGAAAAGATGCTGGGTGTTGAAGTACCTGAGCGTGCGCAGTATATCCGTGTCATGTTCGATGAAATCACCCGTGTCCTGAACCACTTGATGTGGCTTGGTGCGCACGCTCTGGATATCGGTGCCATGACGGTATTCCTTTATGCCTTCCGTGAACGTGAAGACCTAATGGACTGCTATGAAGCTGTTTCCGGTGCCCGTATGCATGCCACTTACTATCGTCCGGGCGGTGTTTACCGTGATCTTCCGGATACGATGGCAAAATACACTGAATCAAAATGGCGCAAAGGCAAAGAGTTGGATCGCCTGAATGAAACGCGTGAAGGCTCATTGCTGGATTTCATTGAAGCCTTTACCGAACGTTTCCCTGGGTACGTAGATGAATATGAAACGCTGTTGACTGATAACCGTATCTGGAAACAGCGTACCGTTGATATCGGTATTGTTTCTCCTGAGCGTGCACTTCAGCTTGGCTTTACCGGTCCGATGCTGCGTGGTTCCGGGATTGCCTGGGATCTGCGTAAAAAGCAGCCGTACGAAGTCTACGACAAAATGGAATTCGATATTCCGGTCGGCAAAACCGGTGACTGCTACGACCGCTATCTGGTACGTGTGGCAGAAATGCGCGAATCGAACAAGATCATCAAACAGTGTGTGAAATGGCTGAAAGAAAATGATGGTCCGGTCATGAGTTCCGACCATAAGGTTGCACCTCCGGCCCGAGAGGACGCCAAGTCGAACATGGAAGCTCTGATTCACCACTTTAAACTGTTTACCGAAGGTTACAGCATTCCTGCTTCGGAAGCTTATGCTGCTGTCGAACACCCGAAAGGGGAGTTCGGTATCTATCTGGTGTCTGACGGCGCCAACAAACCATACCGTATGAAAGTCCGTGCACCGGGCTTCCCGCATCTGGCCTCGCTGGATGAAATGGTTAAGGGGCATATGATTGCTGATGTGGTATCGATTATCGGTACCCAAGATATTGTATTTGGAGAAATCGATCGATGA
- a CDS encoding NADH-quinone oxidoreductase subunit C yields MKQSVLDLQTRVNDVLGDMLASSTVALDELTIELPADKAFAGLKKCRDELGFEQLIDLCGVDYLDYGKANWETMKAPNSGFSRGVFDFAEDETEEEHLQMERRFAAVYHLLSIQNNVRLRVKVFAPDTQLPVVDSVIDIWSVANWFEREAFDLYGILFKGHPDLRRILTDYGFVGHPLRKDFPLTGHVEMRYDAEKARVVYEPVSIENRVNVPRVIRHKTPAKA; encoded by the coding sequence ATGAAACAGTCAGTACTTGATTTACAAACCCGCGTTAATGATGTCTTAGGCGATATGTTGGCTTCCTCTACGGTTGCACTGGATGAACTGACTATCGAATTGCCAGCGGATAAAGCGTTTGCGGGTCTGAAAAAGTGTCGTGATGAGCTGGGATTCGAGCAGCTGATCGATCTGTGCGGAGTGGATTACCTTGATTACGGTAAAGCGAACTGGGAAACCATGAAGGCTCCGAATAGTGGTTTCAGCCGCGGCGTATTCGATTTCGCCGAAGATGAGACCGAAGAAGAACATCTGCAGATGGAACGTCGCTTTGCCGCGGTCTACCACTTGTTGTCCATTCAGAACAACGTCCGTCTGCGCGTAAAGGTTTTTGCACCGGATACGCAGTTACCGGTTGTCGATAGTGTGATCGATATCTGGAGTGTGGCTAACTGGTTCGAACGTGAAGCGTTTGATCTGTACGGCATTCTGTTTAAAGGCCACCCTGATCTGCGCCGAATCCTGACAGATTACGGTTTTGTCGGCCACCCGCTTAGAAAAGATTTCCCTCTAACCGGGCATGTTGAAATGCGTTATGACGCAGAAAAGGCGCGTGTCGTCTATGAGCCGGTTTCGATTGAAAACCGTGTAAATGTGCCGCGTGTAATCCGTCATAAGACACCAGCGAAAGCTTAA